The Candidatus Coatesbacteria bacterium region GTCGTCGACGGTGGGGAAGCCGTCGGTGGTAACGATCTCTCCGGGCCGGCAGACGCTGTTCAACGCCGCGCAACCGCTCAGGCCCGGCCCGGCGAAGTAGTAGCTCTTGGCCTCGCCGGCTCCCAGGACGCCCCACTCGATCCGACCGTAGGACAGGCCCAGCTTGGCCAGCACCTCACGCCTCACGGCCGCCCCCTTCCGGCGCCGGTTGCGACGGTCCAGCTTGTCCCGGATCGCAACGGCCGTCCGTACGGCTCGGGCGCAAACCCGCCGCCGCGAGACGTCACCTTGCGGGAAGAGGGCGATCAGCGAATCTCCGGCGAAGCCGGTGACGAAGCCCCCGCCGTCGTAGATGGTGGCGATCGTAGGCGTCAGCACACCCTTGAGCAGCAGCGACAGCTCCTCGGCCCCCGCCCGCCCCCTGGCCTGCAGCTCCCGGGTGATCCGGGTGAAGTCGACGATATCGAAGAACAGGGCCGCCGCGGAGAAAGCGCCGCTGTGACCGTCCCGCCCATCCTGTTCCCGTTCATCCTGTTCGATGATGAAGCGCGGCACGATATTGATCCGGGACATCGAGGCGGCCTTTCCGAAGCGGCTCGGACGCGGCGCAATCCGCCGGCCGAAGAGCACGGGTCGAGGTATTCTCGATAACGTATCCATAATATAACCGCCGGGCAAGTCTTTTCAACCGTTTTCACCGCGGCGGCACACGCTGATCCGGCGATGACAGAAGCGGACGCCCGCGGGCGTCCGCTCGTTGCTCGTTTAAGCCTCCGGCTAGAGTGTCGGCTGGCCCGGCTTCCAGTCCACCGGGCAGGCCTCGCCCGTCTGGTAGGCCGAGATCAGCCGCAGCGTCTCCTCCACCGAACGGGCCACCTTGGGCTCGGTGACCATGATCGCCCGCACCTTGCCCTCGGGGTCGATGATGTAGGTCCCCCGGGTCGAGACGCCCGAATCCTCGAGGAAGGTCCCGTAGAGCCGCGAGATGGTCCCGTCACGGTCGGTGAAGTGCGGGTAGGGCAGGTTGCCCAGATCGCCCTTCTGCCACTCCTTGTGCTTCTCCAACTCGTCCGTCGAGCCGGCGACGAAGACCGCACCCAGCTCCTCCAGCCGGGCCCTGTTATCGCGGAAGGCCTTTAGCTCCGTCGGGCAGACCGGGCTGAAGTCCGCCGGATAAAAGAACAAAATGACCCATTTGCCGCGGTGCTCGGACAGCTTGAAATCCGCTTCTGAGCCGTTGACGAGGGCCTTGGTGGTGAAGTCCGGGGCCTGGGTGCCGATCGGTAATAGAGACATCTCCCCTCCCTGGGGTTGGTTTTTGTGGCGTCTCCTATTGAGACGTTATAACGATAGCATAAATATGCGCAGGTTTCAATACTTTTCGCCCGGGGAACCACCGCCGCTGCTCGAAAATGTCGCCGTCGGAGTAGTAACCGGTGTACTGGATGGGGTTCGAGAAGGAACCGGGACAGACCGGATGCAGGCTGTCGGGACGCCCGAAGGCCTCGTAATGACCCGTCCAGAGGAGCTGCTGACCCACCTTGAGGGGATCGCCGTAGGGGACGTTCAGCACGGGCTCGGCGAGTACGGCGTAGGTCGAACCGAATAACTGCCAAGCGAAATATGAGATGGTCTGATGATTACTGAGCTGGCAACGGCCTTATTGGTAGCCTGAATCCGGCTGCGGCACCGCCGCTGATCCCGCAGGTGCCAGCCGAGTTCGACGGAACCCCAGTCGCGGTGATCGTAATCGATCGTGGTCACCACGCCGTTGGCGTCGTTGACGTACTCCCGCGAGAGCTCGTAGGGCCATCGTCTCAGAGGTCAGATCGGACCTTAATAGTATAGACCGGAACAGGACGGAAGGCAACGGGTAATTGCGGGGGCCGGGGATAAAGGACCAACGGGGGCGTGCCGCCCCGGCGGATCGTGAAAGGTCGTCTATCGATTGGTGGTACGTTAGCCGCGCCTTGAATGCAGCCCCGGCCCGGCGCGGGTTTTTGCCCGCAGACCTCCCGGCTGGGGAGGTCTGCGGAATGCAAAAACCGTGACGGGCCGGGGCTCAGTCAGTGGGCGACTGGCGGCGGCAGAGGGCGCAGTCGTGCCCGCCGGGCTCGTCGGCGGGGATCAGCTCCAGGGTGGCGTGCATGACGTCGTAGTCGCGTTGCAGCTCGGCGGAGAGGTTGCGCCGCAGCCCGGCGGCCTCGTCGATGGTCAGTGCACCGTCGACGCGCAACTGGGCGGTCAGCACATTCATGCCCTTGGTGACGCTCCACAGGTGCAGATCGACGACCTCGATGACGCAGGGGCGGTCGGCGAGGAGCCGACGAACGGCGGCGGGATCGACCCCCCGGGGTGTGCCCTGGAGCAGGATGTGGACGCTCTCGCGCAGCAGGCCCCAGCTCCAGACCAGGATCACCCCGGCGATCAGCAGGGACAGCAGGGGGTCGAGGAGCCAGAAGCCGGTGTAGCGCATCACCAACCCGCCGACGACGACGGCCACGGAGCTGCCCAGGTCGCCCATCAGGTGGACGAGGGCGCTCTTGATG contains the following coding sequences:
- a CDS encoding redoxin domain-containing protein, translated to MSLLPIGTQAPDFTTKALVNGSEADFKLSEHRGKWVILFFYPADFSPVCPTELKAFRDNRARLEELGAVFVAGSTDELEKHKEWQKGDLGNLPYPHFTDRDGTISRLYGTFLEDSGVSTRGTYIIDPEGKVRAIMVTEPKVARSVEETLRLISAYQTGEACPVDWKPGQPTL